The following DNA comes from Magnolia sinica isolate HGM2019 chromosome 18, MsV1, whole genome shotgun sequence.
aaaaaataacaaggAGGCTACACAGGAACAAGTAAATCAGATGAAGACTATCAATAAGACACATCTAAATAGTTTAAGGTCAGAAGAGGCTGCTCCCCAGTCACTGAGGATTCCTACAAAACTATTGAAGAAAAACACATCAAAGTTTAGAAGCAACAAGAGCATGATAAGTCGTAGAAATCCTCAATGATGATAAGGAGTTCTGATTTCTGAAAATGATCACTGATACATACCCATTTCGATTGAGAAGCCCCAAACTTGCAAGAGAAGGTTATCTAGATCAGAAAAAAAACATGTCCAAGTTATAACAAGACAGCAATATATGAAAAgtatgaaaagataagaaaaaaaaagactagATTAATGCCAGACCTGATAAAAAGTGTTAGGCCCAAGCCTAGAGACGCCATGATTGTAATTGTCGAGGGTCATACAAAGTTAAAGGATTTGTTGTATCATCTGGTTCACAATGTGTGGCGATAATGTCTCCCTGATTACTACCACTAATAACTGGAGCACCAAGCTGTGCAATTCTTTCTAACCTTTCTTTCGAAGAAACGATTTTTTCCCAAGCTGCTCGTAGAGCATGGAGTGCCACATCATAACTCTCTCCACAAGCTGCCCCTTCTTCCACACATCTAATGGCTTGCTTACACAAATTATTGTATCGCAAGTTCACAGATTCTCGAGAATTAGCTTGAATTGCAACACCCCGTTCATCCAACACATCCCGACTCTTGGCGTTTCTTGTCCAGCGCTCTAAGATGTAAGGAGATGGAAGAGTTGAGACATTTGATATTGTGAAAACTTTTAACACGTGTCTACAAAGAATGCCTAGAAACTCGAACATGTGGCAGCTACAACTGGCTCTCCTTTCAGCCCCATCAAAAGTAACAGTATGCGCTCTTTTCTGATCTTCATATTTTGCCACTCGGTACATGGCAATTGCCCCATCCTCCTTGACTTTATTTGCAATATAACCAAGGCTTTCAAATATTTCCTCTTGAAATTTCAGAAACATTTTCCTCGTATAAATGCCCGCTACTTGTTTTTCAGTCGGCAACCTTGTTTTCAATTCTGATTTGGAGTGCATTGTTTGTACATCCTCTTCAAGTTCCTTTTCATACCAAGTGTCTAAGGCTCTTTCATATTGTATAATGAACTCTTGCAATGTCGTGCTTGCATTCACGTACCAAtcaaaaaatgagtttacaacatCACTCCGCACAGTTGAAGGCATTTGTGCAAAGAATGTGCCCTGCAAATATACTGGAACCCATTTTTGGCGAGCATTGTATAGTAACTGAAGCCATTCATTCTCCCTAAGTTCATATCTATAAACAAGCGACTCCCAACATGACTCAAACTCATCAATTGTCTCCGTTAGGTTAATACATTTCTCAAGTTCCCCTTGGAAAGTAGGAAATGCCACATATACATGAGACAACTGTTTCGGGGCGTTATTTAAGATGTGCCACTTGTTAAATATGTGGTGGGTTTTCGGGAATACCTGCGCAATTGCTGCTCCAATAGCCGCATCTGGGTCGGTAATGATTGAGACAGGATGGTGTCCGGACATTGCTTCAAGCCATGTATTAAATAGCCAAGTGAACGACGATTCTGTTTCATCAAGAAGTAGTGCACAACCAAAAACTGTCGACTGTTGGTGATGGTTCACTCCCGTGAATATAGCAAACagcatttcatattgattcatcTTATAAATCGTGTCGAAATAAACTACATCGCCAAAGTAATTGCAAGCCATCCTCGACTTTGCATCAGCCCAAAACATACTGCACAAAGACCGCCCCTCATCAACTTTTATTGCATAAAAGAATGCAGGATTCTCAGATTGCATACGCTTAAAATGGTCTAGGACATTCTCAATGTCTCTTCCAAGGTTCCTCTTTCTTTTTGGACCGGTTTGATTATGGTTGCCATAGTCTTGCTCTGTGAATTCAATAGTGCTAATTCCACTACTTTCAGCCCCAAAAATAGACATTGTTTTACTTGCGTCCATTCTCCCTCCATCAGAAACTTTAATCCGGCCTTTTGGAATATCAGAAGCATTCCTATGGGATCGAAGGAGAACCACTTCACTTGGACTGAGGAGCACGTGATTATGCTCCTTTGTAAACTTTGTAACAACCCATCTTCCAACCTCTGTTTTCTTTACCATCATCATCGCCTCACAGCCTTCTCTTGTTACCGCTCTTGGTCGCTTAACTCTGTTCGCGTTGTTTTGATGTTTCTTTGCACGGAAGCCTTCTTTGGAGCATACAAATTTCCGCGCAATAGTTCTTCCATCTTTCCTCGAACGGAGATTCTTCCCAATACGACTCCCAAACCCAACACGCCTCGCGTATGCGTTGTAGAATACCCTTGCAGCATCCTCAGATTCAAACTCCAAACCCTCGTATGGTTCAATGTTTTCGGCTCCTTCAAAGCTTTCCATCATTGCACGATCCTCACCCCCACGAGTTTCAGCACCCGGCGTCATGTGAAAGTCTAGCAATGCATTGTCGTGATTTGTAGCGCTTTGCATGATGGTCTCTGGTAAGTCATTGAAATAGAGAGAAATGCATAGACAATTTctaatattaattatttaaaaatgaataaataaaggtTGCGGGAAGACCAAAATTAAAGGGCTAAAACTAATGCATCCATAACCCTTAATACCATATCGCTGGTAAAGGCAAAGGTTGTGTTAATGCTGGAATCTGATAATGCTTAGATTcaataatttaaataataataataatttaaaaaataaaaaaaataaaaaatcatcaccatcatctaagccttctcccgattaattggggttggctacatgaatccagtagagccattccactctatcaagggtcataccttcagttagaccataggtcatcaagtattttcttactacctccatccatgtcctttcgGGCCTTCCCTTTTCCCACTTagaaccttcaacttgtaccaactcattcGTTTTAACCGGCATGGTTCTTGGTCTCCTTCGttgcacatgatcaaaccatctaagtctactttccttcatcttattacctattggtgctgctCCTACATAACCTTCAACGCATCCATTTCTAATTATATCCTtgctcatcttgccactcatccatctcaatattctcatttcagctacacatcctatgaacatgttgttccttaattgcTTCACGTTATGGCATAATTTTTATGCaggctgccaacctgacacagCCCTCCTCCTTTATCCAAGCTGGGGACTGGCAATGAGAGAATAAAACTCCCATAGGCGCAAATGCAATGTAATAAACTATTACATAGATTGATTACAATCAAacactatctaatagtctattacataggttgaatgCAATCAATGAGCATGAGCAGTTCTAGTGATCCACAGCAGTTTAACTAAAACAATGCTGAATGTTACATAGAATCAAGAGCATGTGACGTGATGAAGTGCCCCCCAGCAATAATCAttggatgggacccacatgcacCCATGGTTGGATAATCGGAACCTTGTATGAGCTAGGCATACGATGGATAGGCCACACGCCAGCAATCACAATGATCCTGATTACCGACTGGTGGATTATTTCCGGTTGAATGTTTTTCAATCATCCACTTTGAATGGCACTGACCAATGGTCAGGACCATCCAGTCCGCATGATTTTAGACCGTAGGCCAATCCGCTGTAGAGTCAGCTGATGCACGGTTCCAATCAACCAAGTAGGCCCGCATGTGAGTTCTGTCTAGCAATGCTAAATGACCGTACAACAGGACATGAGCAAAACTCACTCTGTAATCAGTCAGCAAAAGCAGATAACTTTGTCACCAATTCAACAcaagatcaaaaactcaaagtAAAATAATTCAGTAGGGACTAGCTCGCGGTACACCACCCAAATGGTGGGCCGTCGGATCTTGAGAAGATCCGAGCCTGCACTTCCCTCCCTTAAAGGGCGTACTGTAGCGCCAATTCCACCGAATCATTCCTCAAAAACTCAAAATCTCACCTCCTATTACCAGCTTCTTCtgtgaaaatagaaaaacccgCACGATTCCTTCGTCCGCCTCTTTCCCGCCAAAACAGCGGCCTTTCCGGAAGAGGAAAACCCTAGAACGCCGGAATCAAGCTCGAAATAGCATTTGAAGAAGGGGATAGGGTTTAATAGACAACGGTGCTGAGGAATCTGTTCTTTCCAAAGCTTCCGAGGATTTCTAGggttcggagagagagagagagagagagagagagagagagagagagagattcgtcTTCTTCTACTGCAGCAGCAGAAGGTTATGGAGATGAAGTGAGGAGTGACATGGATGGATTTAGGGATTAGAGAGGAGAACAGGGAGAGATCTTAGGTGTCGGAAGATGGAGAAGCAAAGAGAGCTATAGGGTTTTGGATTTGGTGGTGCAAAACGCACACCGCAGTCTAATTAGCAGCCTTGGTCTTGCTGAGCGACGGAGAGCGTGTTTGCGAGAGAGATTCCCTTGAGGGGAGTATTTGATACTCGGGCAGCGTGTGAACTAATTTTACGCATCCACGCGTGCgaactaattttattttttacgtACGCACACGCGTGGGACTTCACGCCTGTGGATACACGAACCCTTAACCTGGTGAGTATACTACCGGGGCGAGAGTAAGGACCCACCTGGAATATAAATACAATAATCAAAACCATCTAAATAATAAGGCCCACACACTAGACGGGTGTGAATTATAAAATCGTATTGATGGGATgttcttagggtctgtttgggcggtcggattagaagggatttggtgggatgggattcaaaaaaacataattattacccatggcagggattgtccctgttgccatgggatgaGATTAATacctgctttgttgataatacggtggtacattaaatggatatacccactatcatttgaaattattgagaataagatacatgtgttatatctaaactgttcatttgttttgtaacctcattttatggcatgggcctaaaaatgaggtagatctaaaacttatgtggccccaaagaagctttcaacggtaagtattcaatctccgttgctttctatggtgaggtccacctgagtattagatttacctgattttttggtccatgctctaaaataatcttaataaatgggtggacggtgtggatatagcccacacatcatggtgggacctacaacaacttgctaacattgagtgaaattggcacgtgACCCAATGCAAATCTATTTAATGTAACTCCAAGCTTTTCTATTCTTCCCGAACAGGAGTGGAATTGCCACACGACCAGACGGATCCcatccttctaatcccaccgcccaaacagacccttagactGTTATTGGTTGACGTGTTCGTTAAACTTAGATCATCGGAAACTTTTCATTCTAACCGTACATCTTATAGTGACTAATCAACCGTTTATAATGATTCTTTAACCCGCTCTTTAGGTAAGGATCTATCTACAgactacggacgcggattgcgtcctacccccgcccggacggattaacggtaatccgtccgggcagggctccgtggggcccactgtgatgtaagtgttttatcccgccgttcatcgtttttctcagatcattttaaattattatccaaaaaatgtggcTGGTTCAAGTCTTAAttgaaccacaaagtggggattgaacttccacaattaaaaagttcttgggagctggagaagtttcggatcaagcttatatctgtgttttcacttcatccgcgtctacatgaccttattaataggttgaatggtaaaaaaaaaaacatcacagtagcaattagaaaggtttcaacggtggttgtcattatcactgcagcttcctttggtgtggtcgactGGAGATATGGACCTGCCTCACTTTTAGAATTATATCATAAAATGGTATGataaaagcgattaacggcgtggataaaacatttacatcactgtgggctccacagaacCCTGCCCGGACGGGTAGGAGTAGGACGCGATCCGCGTCCACAGACTACAGGTGTTTGGAGCAGTTTTGGCCGGAATACATGTGTTACATAGGTTATAGAGCCAGGACCCACTGTCGCTCCCGCCAATGTATCACATGCTTAAAGACATGGCCCGCACAAAAAGTGGGTCCCGTGTCCATAAAATCGGAGAGATATtttcattaggtgggtcatatCTGCAGGCCGTCCATCGATTCTGATGAGtgtggattgacctgatttttgtgccagaggGTAATCATGGTGGGGTATTTCCTATGAGTTGAATGTGAACCAGTGCTTTTGAGATCGACCAACCGTTGTCCGAGTTACGCAGCATAGTACCAACCAAGGTTTAAAGTATCGTACAAAACATGTACGTATGGCCCGATACGTATCGGTGTCGCCCTTGAATCATACGGGTGCATCGCCCTGTATCAGCTCAAAAACAGACCTTTAAAGGGTGATATGTAACAGTGCCGCTGGTGAACGATACACTAGGGCTGACACTCAACCGGCTGTTGATAGTCCATGTGTAGAAGAGGACAACatcatgatgtagagtgggttgcagacagtttcatggccaagatggattagaagaGGCCTGGTTGgtgatagaagtgatccggaccgtcggaccttagatccggcatatctcacaatctgaaatgagttatcaagcataaaatatatgattttggactaaaatgagctactttagccaaccaactaaCCCCGCTACGACGGGTTATGCAAggcagatttgcgaaataccccctgATCGACCATCATTtcttattttaattccatttttactataaatacccCCGAGACATACTTGATCAGCAATCCTGTATCTGGATGACCAAATGGTGGGGCCCTATTAAAATGGACCATAGCCCACCATTTTAGTTTTCACAGCCATTTGATGGTCACGAAATGGATTCGTAACATAGTTCAATCTAGTACGATTTTAGGGCCATGCTCCACCACTATGGATCTCCTTTCAATGGTCTATATCGCCAAATATATACAACCTGTGGGGAATGTCATGCACCCTGCAtgaatgaatggtctagatcaccaaacAACGCCAAGCGCTGCTGTGGGGAATGCCATGCAACCCTTCATGATTCATGGGTGCATGATCAGactattattattcatttacacACAAAAAGTCTCTTAGAAAAACACCGAGATGATGAAATAGCTGGGTCTTGAGAAACGTAAAGAACTAAGCCTGCACAATAAGACTGGGATGAACCCTGCGGATGTGGATGAAATCCTGTCCGTCCATCCACAAGTTCCAACTGGGAATATGCCACCTattaaaaatcacattgatcaacaatcccaaccatctattAATTTGCGTATACACGCGACTTCAAACACCTCAGTATGTATCACTTCACATTCAATCCGCTAAATTCAATCATCGGACAGTGTCGAAACACCATTAATGTTGTCTTGAGTTCCATGATTGGCCAATCACATTCATCGAAAAACCATACCAACGGGCAGTGATAGAAATGGACGGGGGCATATTATTGCAGGTGAATCTCAGTAAGTTGTTACCAGTGTAATATAAGATGATCAGATTCGGGAATGGAGGAAAGAGGAATTATATCATCCTCCCGGAGGTATGCACGGTACACCTCAGTCTGAAAAAGTGTGGAAATGATTCAACGATCCAGATCATCAGCAAGTCGGGTCACATCTCGAATGGACCATGGCCCAAGAACCCCcttgattaaaaataataataaccttAGAATGTCACCTGCATATTGAAGGTCAAGAACAGATAGAGGGAACTGTCTATATTCAACTACATAAGGGCACAACATTATGACTAGGATCTGGCGATCAATAAGATACTTAGGCCCTGGTCCACCCAGTACATCGCATCAGACCAATGCTCAGGATCACCAAAACCCATTCAAGCTGAACATACATAATTCCTCCAGACAGCATTGTTTAGCTTGTGATTTATAGAGGCTGCGGATGATATAATAGAACAGGAAGATCGGGAAAATTGGTAGAGCAACCTGTATGCTTTAGAGTTCCAGTCCTTGCCCGAGTGGTGGActatgaggagtttcaacacaaggtggGTTCGAaacccacaggtggtgaaatcccactatggcatgcGTGGGTGTGCGGCGGGGTGcgtggatttttttaaaaataaaatagaatagaATAACTGTGTGCATTAAAGGTTAGCTAGTGGGCACCCTATCACGGATGGCTTACTGGTTCTAAGTTGCACCTATTAGACCAACCATACTATCCATGACTTCCTTCTGAATAATGTCATTCAACTGTTAAACTACCTTGTTTTCTACTGTCACTTTGAAGgccatcagatggctaggatcatccgatcCATCTACAGTAGGAGCAACTATTCCCAAATGATAATTCAACCTACCACTTATACTGTGGAGAGATGATTCCACCATATTTTGCTCTCCAAGTAGAGAAATTTGCAGTCATGCACACTTCTAAGCAAAACAAAAGCTAATTTTTGGGAACAGAGAAAAAAAGAACCAACTAGTAGGAGATTTGACCAAGAaacaatttttttaaaggaaataacaaatccatcaatctATAAGGAATTGCAGGAATTTACCACGTCGGCAGTTACAAGCATTTTGCAAACCCTGCACTCCAtctgcagagaattcatgcagaAGGTTCTCAGTTAATGCGGGAGCCGATGGTTGTGGAGATGGTGATGGTGTCAACCAGATCAGAGATTACACTGATGGCCAGTGATAGAAATGCGCTTTGTCATCTAGAACATACCATCCGTGATCA
Coding sequences within:
- the LOC131233935 gene encoding protein FAR1-RELATED SEQUENCE 5-like isoform X1, translated to MFIGCVAEMRILRWMSGKMSKDIIRNGCVEGYVGAAPIGNKMKESRLRWFDHVQRRRPRTMPVKTNELVQVEGSKWEKGRPERTWMEVVRKYLMTYGLTEETIMQSATNHDNALLDFHMTPGAETRGGEDRAMMESFEGAENIEPYEGLEFESEDAARVFYNAYARRVGFGSRIGKNLRSRKDGRTIARKFVCSKEGFRAKKHQNNANRVKRPRAVTREGCEAMMMVKKTEVGRWVVTKFTKEHNHVLLSPSEVVLLRSHRNASDIPKGRIKVSDGGRMDASKTMSIFGAESSGISTIEFTEQDYGNHNQTGPKRKRNLGRDIENVLDHFKRMQSENPAFFYAIKVDEGRSLCSMFWADAKSRMACNYFGDVVYFDTIYKMNQYEMLFAIFTGVNHHQQSTVFGCALLLDETESSFTWLFNTWLEAMSGHHPVSIITDPDAAIGAAIAQVFPKTHHIFNKWHILNNAPKQLSHVYVAFPTFQGELEKCINLTETIDEFESCWESLVYRYELRENEWLQLLYNARQKWVPVYLQGTFFAQMPSTVRSDVVNSFFDWYVNASTTLQEFIIQYERALDTWYEKELEEDVQTMHSKSELKTRLPTEKQVAGIYTRKMFLKFQEEIFESLGYIANKVKEDGAIAMYRVAKYEDQKRAHTVTFDGAERRASCSCHMFEFLGILCRHVLKVFTISNVSTLPSPYILERWTRNAKSRDVLDERGVAIQANSRESVNLRYNNLCKQAIRCVEEGAACGESYDVALHALRAAWEKIVSSKERLERIAQLGAPVISGSNQGDIIATHCEPDDTTNPLTLYDPRQLQSWRL
- the LOC131233935 gene encoding protein FAR1-RELATED SEQUENCE 5-like isoform X2, which gives rise to MQSATNHDNALLDFHMTPGAETRGGEDRAMMESFEGAENIEPYEGLEFESEDAARVFYNAYARRVGFGSRIGKNLRSRKDGRTIARKFVCSKEGFRAKKHQNNANRVKRPRAVTREGCEAMMMVKKTEVGRWVVTKFTKEHNHVLLSPSEVVLLRSHRNASDIPKGRIKVSDGGRMDASKTMSIFGAESSGISTIEFTEQDYGNHNQTGPKRKRNLGRDIENVLDHFKRMQSENPAFFYAIKVDEGRSLCSMFWADAKSRMACNYFGDVVYFDTIYKMNQYEMLFAIFTGVNHHQQSTVFGCALLLDETESSFTWLFNTWLEAMSGHHPVSIITDPDAAIGAAIAQVFPKTHHIFNKWHILNNAPKQLSHVYVAFPTFQGELEKCINLTETIDEFESCWESLVYRYELRENEWLQLLYNARQKWVPVYLQGTFFAQMPSTVRSDVVNSFFDWYVNASTTLQEFIIQYERALDTWYEKELEEDVQTMHSKSELKTRLPTEKQVAGIYTRKMFLKFQEEIFESLGYIANKVKEDGAIAMYRVAKYEDQKRAHTVTFDGAERRASCSCHMFEFLGILCRHVLKVFTISNVSTLPSPYILERWTRNAKSRDVLDERGVAIQANSRESVNLRYNNLCKQAIRCVEEGAACGESYDVALHALRAAWEKIVSSKERLERIAQLGAPVISGSNQGDIIATHCEPDDTTNPLTLYDPRQLQSWRL